One segment of Ochotona princeps isolate mOchPri1 chromosome 28, mOchPri1.hap1, whole genome shotgun sequence DNA contains the following:
- the BTF3 gene encoding transcription factor BTF3 isoform X2: MKETIMNQEKLAKLQAQVRIGGKGTARRKKKVVHRTATADDKKLQFSLKKLGVNNISGIEEVNMFTNQGTVIHFNNPKVQASLAANTFTITGHAETKQLTEMLPSILNQLGADSLTSLRRLAEALPKQSVDGKAPLATGEEDDDEVPDLVENFDEASKNEAN; encoded by the exons ATGAAAGAAACCATCATGAACCAGGAAAAACTCGCCAAGTTGCAGGCGCAAGTGCGCATTGGTGGGAAA GGAACTGCTCGCAGAAAGAAGAAGGTGGTGCATAGAACAGCGACCGCCGATGATAAAAAGCTTCAGTTCTCCCTAAAAAAATTAGGGGTGAACAATATCTCTGGTATTGAAGAG GTGAATATGTTTACAAACCAAGGAACAGTGATCCACTTCAACAACCCAAAAGTTCAGGCTTCTCTGGCAGCAAACACATTCACCATCACCGGCCACGCTGAGACGAAGCAGCTGACAGAAATGCTCCCCAGCATCTTAAACCAGCTCGGTGCGGACAGCCTGACTAGCTTGAGGAGGCTGGCCGAAGCTCTGCCCAAGCAGT CTGTGGATGGAAAAGCGCCGCTTGCTACTGGGGAGGAGGATGACGATGAAGTCCCAG ATCTTGTGGAGAATTTTGACGAGGCTTCCAAGAATGAGGCAAACTGA
- the BTF3 gene encoding transcription factor BTF3 isoform X1 yields MRRTGAPAQAESRGRGRARGGGPGGEATPSLPPPRGGTRGQEPQMKETIMNQEKLAKLQAQVRIGGKGTARRKKKVVHRTATADDKKLQFSLKKLGVNNISGIEEVNMFTNQGTVIHFNNPKVQASLAANTFTITGHAETKQLTEMLPSILNQLGADSLTSLRRLAEALPKQSVDGKAPLATGEEDDDEVPDLVENFDEASKNEAN; encoded by the exons ATGCGACGGACGGGCGCCCCCGCTCAGGCCGAGTCCCGGGGGCGAGGTCGAGCCAGGGGCGGCGGCCCCGGGGGCGAGGCGACGCCGTCTCTTCCTCCACCTCGCGGCGGAACCCGAGGACAGGAGCCTCAG ATGAAAGAAACCATCATGAACCAGGAAAAACTCGCCAAGTTGCAGGCGCAAGTGCGCATTGGTGGGAAA GGAACTGCTCGCAGAAAGAAGAAGGTGGTGCATAGAACAGCGACCGCCGATGATAAAAAGCTTCAGTTCTCCCTAAAAAAATTAGGGGTGAACAATATCTCTGGTATTGAAGAG GTGAATATGTTTACAAACCAAGGAACAGTGATCCACTTCAACAACCCAAAAGTTCAGGCTTCTCTGGCAGCAAACACATTCACCATCACCGGCCACGCTGAGACGAAGCAGCTGACAGAAATGCTCCCCAGCATCTTAAACCAGCTCGGTGCGGACAGCCTGACTAGCTTGAGGAGGCTGGCCGAAGCTCTGCCCAAGCAGT CTGTGGATGGAAAAGCGCCGCTTGCTACTGGGGAGGAGGATGACGATGAAGTCCCAG ATCTTGTGGAGAATTTTGACGAGGCTTCCAAGAATGAGGCAAACTGA
- the ANKRA2 gene encoding ankyrin repeat family A protein 2 isoform X2, producing the protein MLYLATRIEQENVINHTDEEGFTPLMWAAAHGQIAVVEFLLQNGADPQLLGHGRESALSLACSKGYTDIVKMLLDCGVDVNEYDWNGGTPLLYAVHGNHVKCVKMLLENGADPTIETDSGYNSMDLAVALGYRSVQQVIEAHLLKLLHSIKE; encoded by the exons aaaatgttaTCAATCACACGGATGAAGAAGGATTTACTCCTCTGATGTGGGCTGCAGCACACGGGCAAATAGCTGTGGTAGAGTTTCTACTTCAGAAT GGTGCTGATCCCCAACTGTTAGGACACGGCCGAGAAAGTGCACTGTCGCTGGCCTGTAGTAAAGGCTACACCGACATCGTCAAAATGCTGCTTGACTGTGGCGTCGATGTAAATGAATATGACTGG AATGGAGGGACGCCTTTGCTTTACGCTGTACATGGAAATCACGTGAAATGTGTCAAGATGCTGTTAG AAAATGGAGCTGACCCAACAATTGAAACTGACTCAGGATATAATTCTATGGACTTGGCGGTGGCCCTGGGCTATAGAAGTG TCCAACAGGTTATCGAGGCCCACCTGCTGAAGCTGCTGCACAGCATCAAGGAGTGA